One window of Camelina sativa cultivar DH55 chromosome 4, Cs, whole genome shotgun sequence genomic DNA carries:
- the LOC104782070 gene encoding protein ROS1-like translates to MEKRVREESSLQQPPWIPQTPMKPISPICSDTVEEQAPRIQVEERRFVVNKDTNGLDHLSFGDLLALANSASLCFSGQIPKPTTRDTEVMHKGNEAVESVISVSNIIKTPEKPKRKKHRPKVLKEAKPKKAPKPPAPRKSVVADGQETKTPRRKYVRRSSKDQESTPIESPAAVKTSTRAKKLCRRALDFESEKGDEMESAVLDCGNQGSNGCLLSVPKRKRSQGKREGKEPENNGSYLEEVDISMAQAAKRRQRKEPTTGCDMNPSQIQYHELCDYQKTHWLYFPKLQQEGWRSDAIAGQQHKDVSAFDSKYYSFTTQPSGNRVLTAEEKREGTFQRRQQSEFNVLSDKIDTPIKKRTTGHARFRNLSSMNKISEMLPSRYHSKPQQKKDAKSQTNQRALLPNPFQFPASVSGLSPDEIWKQRYSVQAISEQLRLLDINRETSETALVPYSMKTQGNQIVVFGSGAGAIVPVTPVKKRRPRPKVDLDDETEKVWRLLLENINSEGVDGSDEQKAKWWDEERNVFRGRADSFIARMHLVQGDRRFTPWKGSVVDSVVGVFLTQNVSDHLSSSAFMSLASEFPVTSVPSSNFDVRTSSTPSIQITYLDSEESMSSPADQNHSSVIFKNTEPNEEKDYVHNNENSRSSSEIASSAHESVCKTTDSKMYVESDRKGLSVEVNKTDQECHILNLFPSEDSALTCQGSMVSDAPQNKERPGSSSEIDLEGEYRTSYLKLLLGVQVSQEESNQAIHDNLRQEVGVSSNNICFQVSPNMCPGDCNSEVKNLRSLKGTTKSSDDSYEPYCSYQQDGDVLSCQKPELPEKKHKGSFQIPDINECTSCIDVQQGTEKPPGLESMQLSPTDDATKAKGKTKLKEKKESFDWDSLRREAQIREGKREKSTRTMDTVDWEAIRAADVSEVAETIKSRGMNHKLAERIQCFLDRLVSDHGSIDLEWLRDVPPDKAKEYLLSFNGLGLKSVECVRLLTLHHLAFPVDTNVGRIAVRLGWVPLQPLPESLQLHLLEMYPVLESIQKYLWPRLCKLDQKTLYELHYQMITFGKVFCTKSKPNCNACPMRGECRHFASAFASARLALPGTEKAMGTPDKNPLPLHLPEPLLRDQGSEVVKHAEPAEQFTCCEPIIEEPTSPEPESAQVSIADIEDAFFEDPEEIPTIRLNLDAFTSNLKKIMEHSKELQDGNMSSALVALTAETASLPMPKLKNISQLRTEHQVYELPDGHPLLVQLEKREPDDPCSYLLAIWTPGETADSIQPAVSKCIFQANGKLCEEETCFSCNSIKEARSQTVRGTILIPCRTAMRGSFPLNGTYFQVNEVFADHASSLNPIDVPREWLWDLPRRTVFFGTSIPSIFKGLPTDKIQQCFWKGYVCVRGFDRKTRGPKPLIARLHFPASKMKAQQANLS, encoded by the exons ATGGAGAAACGAGTGAGAGAAGAAAGCAGCTTACAACAACCTCCATGGATTCCTCAGACACCCATGAAACCGATTTCTCCGATCTGCTCAGATACGGTGGAGGAGCAAGCTCCTCGGATCCAGGTTGAAGAAAG GAGATTTGTTGTGAACAAGGACACGAATGGTCTTGATCACTTGTCTTTTGGGGATTTGCTGGCTCTAGCCAACTCTGCATCACTCTGTTTCTCTGGTCAAATCCCGAAACCTACAACGA GAGACACCGAAGTGATGCACAAAGGTAATGAAGCCGTGGAGAGTGTGATCTCAGTGAGTAACATCATCAAGACTCCTGAAAAaccaaagaggaagaagcatcGGCCAAAGGTTCTTAAAGAAGCTAAACCCAAGAAGGCACCTAAACCGCCAGCTCCTAGGAAATCTGTTGTTGCTGATGGTCAAGAGACCAAAACACCAAGGAGGAAATATGTGCGGAGATCAAGTAAGGATCAAGAGTCAACTCCGATTGAATCACCAGCAGCTGTAAAAACTTCAACTCGTGCCAAGAAGCTTTGTAGACGAGCTTTAGATTTTGAATCCGAAAAGGGAGATGAGATGGAATCAGCTGTTTTAGATTGTGGGAATCAAGGATCCAACGGTTGCCTTCTTTCGGTGCCCAAGAGAAAGCGCAGCCAAGGTAAAAGAGAGGGGAAGGAACCTGAGAACAATGGTAGTTACCTAGAAGAAGTTGATATTTCAATGGCACAAGCTgcaaagagaagacaaagaaaagaaccaaCAACTGGCTGTGACATGAATCCATCACAGATTCAGTACCATGAGCTATGTGACTACCAGAAAACACATTGGTTGTATTTCCCAAAGTTACAACAGGAAGGGTGGAGATCTGATGCCATCGCTGGCCAACAACACAAGGATGTTTCTGCCTTTGACTCCAAGTACTACAGTTTCACAACTCAACCCAGTGGTAATAGAGTCCTAACCGCTGAAGAAAAACGTGAAGGTACCTTTCAAAGAAGGCAACAGTCTGAATTTAATGTTCTCTCGGATAAGATAGATACACCAATAAAGAAGAGAACTACAGGCCATGCTCGATTCCGGAATTTATCTTCCATGAATAAAATTTCTGAGATGTTACCCTCAAGATATCATAGCAAACCACAGCAGAAGAAGGATGCGAAATCACAAACCAACCAGAGAGCTCTTCTTCCCAATCCTTTTCAGTTTCCAGCTTCAGTTTCTG GTCTTTCTCCAGATGAAATTTGGAAACAACGTTACTCGGTTCAAGCAATCAGTGAGCAATTGCGTCTATTAGACATCAACAGGGAGACTTCTGAAACTGCTCTCGTTCCTTACTCAATGAAAACTCAAGGAAACCAGATTGTAGTCTTCGGCAGTGGCGCTGGAGCAATTGTGCCTGTAACTCCTGTTAAGAAACGGCGCCCACGGCCAAAGGTTGACCTAGACGATGAGACAGAAAAAGTGTGGAGACTGCTACTGGAAAATATTAATAGCGAGGGTGTTGACGGATCAGATGAGCAGAAGGCGAAATGGTGGGACGAGGAACGTAATGTGTTTCGAGGACGAGCTGACTCGTTTATAGCACGGATGCATCTTGTACAAG GGGATCGCCGTTTTACACCTTGGAAGGGATCTGTTGTTGATTCTGTTGTTGGAGTGTTTCTTACCCAAAACGTTTCAGACCATCTTTCAAG CTCTGCTTTCATGTCACTTGCTTCAGAGTTTCCCGTGACTTCAGTACCCAGCAGTAACTTTGACGTTCGAACAAGCTCGACACCTTCTATTCAAATAACTTACTTGGACTCAGAGGAGTCGATGTCAAGCCCAGCCGATCAGAATCACAGTtctgttatttttaaaaacacagaGCCTAATGAGGAGAAGGATTATGTACATAACAATGAAAACTCCAGAAGCAGTAGTGAGATTGccagctcagcccatgaatcagTTTGCAAAACCACGGATTCAAAGATGTATGTGGAATCAGATCGAAAAGGCTTAAGTGTAGAGGTTAATAAAACAGATCAAGAGTGCCATATCTTAAACCTGTTTCCATCTGAAGATTCTGCACTTACATGCCAAGGGTCAATGGTTTCTGATGCTCCTCAAAATAAAGAGAGACCAGGATCAAGCTCAGAGATCGACTTAGAAGGAGAGTATCGTACTTCCTATCTGAAGCTCCTACTAGGCGTACAAGTCTCACAAGAAGAGTCCAATCAAGCGATTCATGACAATTTAAGGCAAGAAGTTGGGGTCTCAAGCAATAATATATGCTTCCAAGTATCACCAAATATGTGTCCCGGTGATTGTAACTCAGAAGTTAAGAATTTACGATCACTGAAAGGGACCACAAAATCTTCTGATGATAGTTATGAACCATATTGTAGCTATCAGCAGGATGGGGATGTTTTGAGTTGTCAGAAACCTGAGCTGcctgaaaaaaaacacaaaggcAGTTTCCAGATTCCAGATATTAATGAATGCACGAGTTGTATTGATGTCCAACAAGGTACAGAAAAACCACCAGGTCTTGAATCAATGCAGCTTAGTCCAACGGATGATGCTACAAAGGCAAAAGGAAAAACGAAattgaaggagaaaaaagagTCGTTTGATTGGGATAGTTTAAGAAGAGAAGCACAAATTAGAGAAGGAAAAAGGGAAAAGTCAACAAGGACAATGGACACTGTGGACTGGGAGGCAATACGAGCTGCAGATGTTAGTGAAGTTGCTGAAACTATCAAGAGTCGCGGCATGAACCATAAACTTGCGGAACGTATACAG TGCTTCCTTGATAGACTGGTCAGCGACCATGGAAGTATAGATCTTGAATGGTTGAGAGATGTTCCACCGGATAAAGCAAA AGAATATCTTCTGAGCTTTAATGGATTGGGTCTAAAAAGCGTGGAGTGTGTGCGGCTTCTAACATTGCACCATCTTGCTTTTCCG GTTGATACAAATGTTGGGCGCATAGCCGTTAGACTTGGATGGGTGCCCCTTCAACCGCTCCCAGAGTCATTGCAGTTGCATCTTCTAGAAAT GTATCCTGTTCTTGAATCTATCCAAAAGTATCTTTGGCCTCGTCTCTGCAAATTGGATCAAAAAACATT GTATGAGTTGCACTACCAGATGATCACTTTTGGAAAG GTCTTTTGCACAAAGAGCAAACCTAATTGCAATGCATGTCCGATGAGAGGAGAATGTAGGCATTTTGCCAGTGCGTTTGCAAG TGCAAGGCTTGCTTTACCCGGTACAGAGAAAGCCATGGGGACGCCTGATAAAAACCCTTTGCCTCTGCACCTGCCAGAGCCATTACTCAGAGATCAAGGGTCAGAAGTAGTAAAGCACGCAGAACCAGCAGAACAGTTCACATGTTGTGAACCAATTATCGAAGAGCCAACATCACCGGAGCCAGAAAGCGCGCAAGTATCAATAGCTGATATAGAGGATGCATTTTTTGAGGATCCGGAAGAAATTCCTACAATAAGGCTAAACTTGGATGCTTTTACCAGtaatttgaagaaaattatGGAACACAGCAAGGAACTTCAAGACGGAAACATGTCCAGCGCTTTAGTTGCACTTACAGCTGAAACGGCTTCTCTTCCAATGCCTAAGCTCAAGAATATCAGCCAATTGAGGACAGAACACCAAGT TTACGAACTTCCAGATGGGCATCCTCTTCTAGTTCAG TTGGAGAAGAGAGAACCTGATGACCCGTGCTCTTACTTGCTTGCTATTTGGACGCCAG GTGAGACGGCTGATTCCATTCAACCGGCTGTAAGTAAGTGTATATTCCAAGCAAATGGTAAGCTTTGTGAAGAGGAGACTTGTTTCTCCTGCAACAGCATCAAGGAGGCAAGATCTCAGACTGTGAGAGGGACAATCTTG ATTCCATGTAGAACCGCAATGAGAGGTAGTTTCCCTTTGAATGGGACTTATTTTCAAGTTAACGAG GTTTTCGCCGATCATGCTTCCAGCCTAAATCCAATCGATGTTCCAAGAGAGTGGTTATGGGACTTGCCTAGAAGAACTGTCTTCTTTGGAACCTCTATACCTTCGATATTCAAAG gCTTACCTACAGATAAGATACAACAATGTTTCTGGAAAG GGTATGTATGTGTGCGTGGATTTGATCGAAAGACTAGAGGACCTAAGCCTTTGATTGCAAGATTGCACTTCCCTGCGAGCAAAATGAAGGCGCAACAAGCTAACCTCTCCTAA
- the LOC104782073 gene encoding CBS domain-containing protein CBSCBSPB2, with protein MTTTPTSSGRRSISSIRRTSSASKKPVLQSEESESASGSLNENTSKPDSPLAQPVSDGERTVKKLRLSKALTINEGTTVFDACRRMAARRVDAVLLTDSSALLSGIVTDKDIATRVIAEGLRPEHTLVSKVMTRNPIFVTSDSLAIEALQKMVQGKFRHLPVVENGEVIALLDITKCLYDAISRMEKAAEQGSALATAVEERHWGSGNFAFIDTLRERMFKPALSTIITENSKVALVSASDPVFVASKRMRDLRVNSVIIAVGNKIQGILTSKDILMRVVAQNLSPELTLVEKVMTPNPECASVETTILDALHIMHDGKFLHLPVVDKDGFPVACLDVLQISHAAISTVENNSSGAVNDMTNTMMQKFWDSALALDPPEDYETHSDMSAMLINSEGKQSCPSQGLVSSFAFKFEDRKGRVHRFNSAGESFEEVMGLVMQRCDADTGLQIMYQDDEGDKVLISRDSDLVAAVAFARSLGQKVLRLHLDFTETMALETITDLSEGNGGCVWWQWQTGVVAGAIVLTSIGFLVYLKRSKK; from the coding sequence atgacGACTACTCCAACTTCATCTGGGAGGAGAAGCATATCAAGTATAAGGAGAACATCATCAGCTTCTAAGAAACCTGTTCTTCAATCAGAAGAGAGTGAAAGCGCAAGCGGAAGCCTTAACGAGAACACCTCCAAACCCGATTCACCTCTTGCTCAACCTGTTTCTGATGGCGAGAGAACTGTCAAGAAGCTAAGGTTATCCAAAGCTCTCACTATTAATGAAGGAACCACTGTCTTTGATGCTTGTAGAAGGATGGCTGCTCGACGTGTTGATGCCGTTTTGTTAACTGATTCAAGTGCTCTTCTTTCTGGTATTGTTACCGACAAGGATATAGCTACAAGGGTGATTGCAGAAGGGTTGAGACCAGAGCATACTCTGGTCTCTAAAGTCATGACTAGGAATCCTATTTTTGTCACGTCTGATTCACTAGCCATCGAGGCTCTTCAGAAGATGGTTCAAGGGAAGTTCAGGCATTTGCCTGTTGTAGAGAATGGTGAGGTCATTGCTTTGTTGGATATCACAAAGTGTCTCTATGATGCTATCTCTCGGATGGAGAAAGCTGCAGAGCAAGGAAGTGCTTTAGCTACTGCAGTGGAAGAACGGCATTGGGGAAGTGGGAACTTCGCTTTCATCGACACGTTGAGGGAGCGGATGTTCAAGCCTGCATTGTCAACAATCATTACTGAGAATTCAAAAGTTGCACTTGTGTCTGCATCAGATCCTGTGTTTGTAGCTTCCAAAAGGATGCGTGATTTGCGGGTTAACTCTGTGATCATCGCTGTAGGGAACAAGATTCAAGGGATTCTAACTTCAAAGGACATCCTAATGAGAGTTGTGGCGCAGAACCTATCTCCTGAGCTTACTCTTGTTGAGAAGGTAATGACACCAAATCCTGAATGTGCATCAGTGGAGACAACAATCCTAGACGCTTTGCATATAATGCACGACGGGAAGTTTTTGCATCTTCCGGTTGTAGATAAAGATGGATTCCCTGTAGCTTGTTTAGACGTGCTGCAGATATCACACGCAGCTATTTCAACAGTTGAGAACAACAGCTCAGGAGCTGTGAATGATATGACGAATACGATGATGCAAAAGTTTTGGGACTCAGCTCTCGCGTTAGATCCACCTGAGGACTACGAAACACACAGCGATATGTCAGCAATGCTGATAAATTCAGAAGGGAAACAGTCTTGTCCATCACAGGGACTTGTGAGCTCGTTTGCTTTCAAATTCGAAGATCGTAAAGGGAGAGTACATCGGTTTAACTCAGCCGGTGAGAGTTTTGAAGAAGTGATGGGTCTTGTGATGCAAAGATGTGATGCGGATACAGGCCTTCAGATTATGTATCAAGATGATGAAGGTGATAAAGTTTTGATTAGTAGGGACAGTGATCTTGTTGCTGCTGTGGCTTTTGCTAGGTCTTTGGGGCAAAAGGTTTTGCGACTGCATCTCGATTTTACAGAGACAATGGCTCTTGAGACGATTACAGATTTGTCCGAGGGAAATGGCGGTTGTGTTTGGTGGCAGTGGCAGACTGGCGTCGTGGCTGGGGCTATTGT